In Helianthus annuus cultivar XRQ/B chromosome 3, HanXRQr2.0-SUNRISE, whole genome shotgun sequence, a single window of DNA contains:
- the LOC110928606 gene encoding nucleolar protein 58: MAGGGNRKDDSIAISSSNVFAALGSLKKKKKSDKGGSSKKGQDKEVEGEKEQVFWAPTPLTVKSWADVDDEDDDDYYATTAPPPVWAPGGGGEPEDQAKGYETPVEESESEEEGLDESDDDENDHEPEPQAEKEPIVEKPVEVLPPKEADRQLSKKELKKKELAELDAVLAELGLNDNNTQEDTRGAASEKVENQNGDQEKKDKNVPAGESKSAKKKKKKDKSSKETKEQQQEPTNEPEQEKAEESSGIDVEKIKKVASMKKKKSSKEMDAAARAAASEAAARSARLAAAKKKEKNHYNQQPVR; this comes from the exons ATGGCTGGAGGTGGAAATAGGAAGGATGATTCTATAGCGATTAGCAGCTCGAATGTTTTTGCGGCTCTTGGAagtttgaagaagaagaagaagtcgGATAAGGGGGGTAGTTCGAAGAAGGGGCAAGATAAGGAAGTTGAAGGGGAAAAGGAGCAGGTTTTTTGGGCTCCTACGCCGTTAACGGTGAAGTCGTGGGCGGATgttgatgatgaggatgatgatgattacTATGCAACCACGGCTCCGCCGCCTGTTTGGGCTCCAGGGGGTGGTGGTGAGCCTGAAGATCAGGCTAAAGGATATGAGACTCCGGTGGAG GAAAGTGAAAGTGAAGAGGAAGGTCTGGATGAATCCGATGATGACGAAAACGATCATGAACCAGAACCACAAGCAGAAAAGGAGCCTATTGTCGAAAAGCCCGTCGAGGTTTTGCCACCCAAAGAAGCCGACAGGCAACTGTCAAAAAAGGAACTAAAGAAAAAGGAGCTTGCAGAACTTGATGCAGTGCTTGCTGAATTGGGTTTAAATGACAACAATACCCAAGAAGATACTCGTG GTGCCGCATCGGAGAAAGTTGAGAATCAAAATGGAGATCAGGAGAAAAAAGACAAGAACGTGCCAGCTGGTGAGAGCAAAAGcgccaaaaagaaaaagaagaaagataaATCTTctaaagaaaccaaagaacaacaacaagaaccGACAAACGAACCCGAACAAGAAAAGGCCGAAGAATCATCCGGAATCGATGTAGAGAAAATAAAGAAAGTAGCTtcgatgaaaaagaaaaaatccAGCAAGGAAATGGATGCTGCAGCGCGGGCCGCCGCCAGTGAGGCGGCAGCAAGGAGTGCGAGACTTGCGGCAGCTAAAAAGAAGGAGAAGAACCACTACAACCAGCAGCCCGTTCGTTAA